The Fibrobacter sp. UWB5 genome has a window encoding:
- a CDS encoding FISUMP domain-containing protein, whose translation MIIHGETSIYEAMKKIQCNGFVIPAFQRSYVWSVDQVSCLWDSILSDYPISTFLFWKIEQGQENIAKDTVFFQFIKNALFRSNKNVSEHDNDGEEIKWSENEKLDSAVLDGQQRLTSLYITLFGQVNLIKGRKTKFAGEPVDLCIQLDKGAVKEQNADDDVQTKFDIGFYEECYQSPTLFNIKRIISTKFYSQETRNDEIDKVLKSVPEASREYARKILAKLCEKIYDKKIIQYQQITGTENDALDMFVRFNNGGTKLTKSEIGEAIIGAFWKKPHESLCQVFDYKKRKGKLHQEKFKEYKDFPLDFFIRLSVILYEKDVNANIHRDLVYQMHINWEKIKSALLKTQEFVYSIRRLHIEDFRNRWNILIPIVYLVYNHILPEKNGDDFAYSSDYLLCKDAVEAYISRAILFKYYSNATTNKLAKLKNEMNKSRYNGYPRLTMQILDSNPDLRVTEEKIENILNLQKGDTVCERALQLISSERLDNEIAFNPEVTFDVDHLHARVRFSGMAPDNIHYDTWEKWKRLCNTMPNLSMLNSTENKVKSDLSLKEYVSRQGESYKIDHLIPDTDLDLTNFGEFFEKRKVILKKELEKILHKDEDNEPTTPKENTPKDDEPKIEKAEEDESPCPPALHDSRVYDAAENSSISEIESDSDPDSLERGMNEYEESRGNDDSWEEKYLSDYILCANNPIANLAVQDRNQFYNEKPKEPAYKSNLGFLVDKRDGTRYQTIKIGNQVWMAENLRFETDGAYRYRNDDPLLQTHISDKGLFYSRAALMGVAPEGWRIPHKRDFEELLAETKGNADSLKRIKEWIGGLSPYVTEEIENGFGALPEGYYDKHYQMYCGGGAFFWTLDSEKDEYDRDSYPYMHITENIAIIERRSNSERCFSVRCIKI comes from the coding sequence ATGATTATTCATGGCGAGACATCTATCTATGAAGCTATGAAAAAAATACAATGCAACGGCTTTGTTATTCCTGCATTTCAAAGAAGTTATGTTTGGTCGGTAGATCAGGTTTCGTGTTTGTGGGATTCGATATTGTCGGACTATCCTATATCGACATTTTTATTTTGGAAAATTGAACAAGGACAAGAGAATATCGCTAAAGATACCGTTTTTTTCCAATTTATAAAGAACGCATTATTTCGTAGCAATAAAAATGTATCGGAACACGATAACGATGGAGAAGAAATTAAATGGTCAGAAAATGAAAAATTGGATAGCGCCGTACTCGATGGGCAGCAACGATTGACCTCACTATATATAACCCTTTTTGGACAAGTCAATCTGATAAAAGGAAGAAAAACAAAATTTGCTGGGGAACCAGTAGATTTATGTATCCAATTGGACAAAGGCGCCGTGAAAGAGCAAAACGCTGATGACGACGTCCAAACAAAGTTTGATATTGGTTTTTATGAAGAATGTTATCAATCTCCCACATTGTTCAATATAAAAAGAATCATAAGCACTAAGTTCTATTCTCAGGAAACAAGGAATGACGAAATTGACAAAGTTCTAAAAAGTGTCCCTGAAGCAAGTCGTGAATACGCAAGAAAAATCTTGGCAAAGTTGTGCGAAAAAATATACGATAAAAAGATTATCCAATATCAACAAATTACTGGCACAGAAAACGACGCTTTGGACATGTTTGTGAGGTTCAACAATGGCGGAACAAAACTAACGAAAAGCGAAATTGGAGAAGCTATTATTGGTGCATTTTGGAAGAAACCTCACGAATCTTTGTGTCAAGTATTTGACTACAAAAAACGTAAAGGAAAACTTCATCAAGAGAAATTTAAAGAATACAAGGATTTCCCATTAGATTTTTTTATACGATTATCAGTAATTCTTTATGAAAAAGATGTTAATGCCAATATCCACCGTGATTTGGTATATCAAATGCACATTAATTGGGAGAAAATAAAGAGCGCTCTCTTAAAAACGCAAGAATTTGTATATTCAATAAGGCGTCTTCATATAGAGGACTTTCGAAACCGCTGGAACATATTGATCCCTATAGTTTACCTTGTCTACAACCATATTCTTCCTGAAAAGAACGGTGATGACTTTGCATATTCCAGCGATTACCTATTGTGTAAAGATGCGGTCGAAGCCTATATAAGCCGAGCAATTCTATTCAAATACTATAGCAATGCGACTACGAATAAATTGGCTAAATTAAAAAACGAAATGAATAAGTCGCGTTATAACGGCTACCCTAGGTTGACGATGCAAATATTGGATAGCAATCCTGATTTAAGGGTAACCGAAGAGAAAATAGAAAATATTCTTAATTTGCAAAAAGGCGATACGGTTTGTGAAAGGGCCCTTCAGTTAATCAGTTCGGAGCGCTTAGATAATGAAATTGCATTTAATCCTGAAGTTACTTTTGATGTTGACCATCTTCATGCCCGTGTTCGTTTTTCTGGGATGGCTCCAGACAATATACACTATGACACATGGGAAAAATGGAAACGTTTGTGCAATACAATGCCAAATTTATCTATGTTGAATTCTACTGAAAACAAGGTTAAAAGCGACCTTTCATTAAAAGAATATGTATCTAGACAAGGCGAAAGTTACAAAATTGATCATCTAATTCCCGACACCGATTTGGACCTGACAAATTTTGGTGAATTCTTTGAGAAACGCAAAGTCATTCTTAAAAAAGAACTAGAAAAAATACTTCATAAGGACGAAGACAACGAACCTACCACACCTAAAGAGAATACGCCTAAAGATGATGAACCTAAAATAGAAAAGGCGGAAGAAGACGAGTCTCCGTGTCCGCCAGCCCTGCATGATTCGCGTGTTTACGACGCAGCTGAAAATTCATCCATTTCTGAAATTGAATCAGATAGTGATCCAGATAGTTTAGAAAGGGGAATGAACGAATATGAGGAAAGCCGCGGAAATGATGATTCTTGGGAGGAGAAATATCTAAGTGATTATATTCTTTGCGCCAACAATCCAATAGCCAACTTAGCGGTTCAAGACCGTAATCAGTTTTATAACGAAAAGCCAAAAGAACCTGCATATAAATCAAATTTGGGATTTTTAGTTGATAAAAGAGATGGAACTCGCTATCAAACGATAAAAATAGGAAATCAGGTTTGGATGGCAGAAAATCTTCGATTCGAAACAGATGGAGCTTATAGATATAGAAACGATGATCCACTATTGCAAACCCATATCTCGGACAAGGGACTTTTCTACAGTAGAGCGGCATTAATGGGCGTTGCTCCTGAGGGTTGGAGGATTCCTCACAAAAGAGATTTTGAAGAATTACTTGCAGAAACAAAAGGAAATGCAGATTCCTTAAAGAGAATTAAAGAATGGATTGGAGGCTTATCCCCGTACGTGACGGAAGAAATTGAAAACGGATTTGGAGCTCTTCCTGAAGGTTATTACGACAAGCATTATCAAATGTATTGTGGTGGTGGTGCGTTTTTTTGGACTTTAGATTCAGAAAAAGATGAGTATGATAGAGATTCGTATCCATATATGCATATCACGGAAAACATTGCG
- a CDS encoding rubredoxin translates to MNEYDRYQCDICNYIYDPEYGDPEAGEDALPGTPFQDLPDDWICPHCGAEKEDFENVD, encoded by the coding sequence ATGAACGAATACGACAGATACCAATGCGACATCTGCAACTACATTTACGACCCCGAATACGGGGATCCTGAAGCCGGCGAAGACGCCCTGCCAGGAACACCGTTCCAGGACTTACCCGATGATTGGATTTGCCCCCACTGCGGAGCAGAAAAAGAAGATTTCGAGAATGTGGACTGA